In Streptomyces sp. NBC_00569, a single genomic region encodes these proteins:
- a CDS encoding amino acid ABC transporter permease, with protein MSLTSDPPIDRTTPATTAGGAEDPAALKVVPVRHPWRWAAIVATAVLLTQFAHGFITNSGWEWGVFADYFTADVVLKAVWVTLQLTFYGTALGFALGLVLAFMRLSASRFLQAVAFGYIWAFRSIPLIVQLLFWFNLAYLYKELQFGIPFGPGFLSFDTMGLVGAMSAAVLGLALHQAAYAAEIVRGGVLAVDSGQLEAAAALGIPRLRQIRRIVLPQAMRSILPNAANEVISLFKGTSIVSVMAIGELFYQVQVIYGRNGRVVPLLMVATVWYVLLTSALSVLQHYVERHFSKGTTR; from the coding sequence ATGTCCCTGACCAGTGATCCACCCATCGACAGAACGACACCGGCCACGACCGCCGGCGGCGCCGAAGACCCCGCCGCGCTGAAAGTGGTGCCCGTCCGCCACCCCTGGCGCTGGGCCGCCATCGTCGCGACCGCCGTGCTGCTCACCCAGTTCGCGCACGGATTCATCACCAACAGCGGCTGGGAATGGGGGGTGTTCGCCGACTACTTCACCGCCGACGTGGTCCTCAAGGCGGTGTGGGTCACCCTTCAGCTGACGTTCTACGGAACGGCGCTCGGGTTCGCGCTCGGCCTCGTCCTGGCCTTCATGCGCCTGTCCGCCAGCCGGTTCCTCCAGGCCGTCGCCTTCGGCTACATCTGGGCGTTCCGCTCGATCCCGCTGATCGTGCAGCTGCTCTTCTGGTTCAACCTGGCCTATCTGTACAAGGAGCTGCAGTTCGGCATCCCCTTCGGGCCCGGCTTCCTCTCCTTCGACACGATGGGCCTGGTCGGCGCGATGAGCGCCGCCGTCCTCGGGCTCGCGCTCCACCAGGCCGCGTACGCCGCCGAGATCGTGCGCGGCGGTGTACTGGCCGTGGACAGCGGCCAGTTGGAGGCCGCGGCCGCGCTCGGCATCCCCCGGCTGCGGCAGATCCGCCGCATCGTCCTGCCGCAGGCCATGCGCTCGATCCTGCCGAACGCGGCCAACGAGGTGATCTCCCTCTTCAAGGGCACCTCGATCGTCTCCGTCATGGCGATCGGCGAGCTCTTCTACCAGGTCCAGGTCATCTACGGCCGCAACGGGCGCGTGGTCCCGCTCCTGATGGTCGCCACCGTCTGGTACGTGCTCCTGACCAGCGCGCTCTCCGTCCTCCAGCACTACGTAGAACGACACTTCTCGAAGGGAACCACCCGATGA
- a CDS encoding amino acid ABC transporter ATP-binding protein, which yields MVDIKAVHKSFGTLEVLRGIDLEVRTGEVTVVLGPSGSGKSTLLRTINHLEKVDSGWISVDGSLVGYRRDSRASARRASGKGGGGRRAGKLYELREREVLRQRTQIGFVFQNFNLFPHLTVLENITEAPVSALKRPRKDALDSARRLLDRVGLADKAGAYPKQLSGGQQQRVAIARALALEPKLLLFDEPTSALDPELVGEVLDVIKDLALQGTTMIVVTHEIGFAREVADTVVFMDEGRIVEQGAPGDVLDAPRHDRTKAFLSKVL from the coding sequence ATGGTCGACATCAAGGCCGTCCACAAGAGCTTCGGCACGCTGGAAGTGCTGCGCGGCATCGACCTGGAGGTGCGCACCGGCGAGGTCACCGTCGTCCTGGGCCCGTCGGGCTCCGGCAAGTCCACGCTCCTGCGCACCATCAACCACCTGGAGAAGGTCGACAGCGGCTGGATCAGCGTCGACGGCTCCCTCGTCGGCTACCGGCGCGACAGCAGGGCTTCGGCCCGAAGGGCCTCCGGCAAGGGCGGTGGTGGGCGACGGGCGGGCAAGCTGTACGAGCTGCGCGAGCGCGAGGTGCTCAGGCAGCGCACCCAGATCGGCTTCGTCTTCCAGAACTTCAACCTGTTCCCGCACCTCACCGTCCTGGAGAACATCACCGAGGCCCCGGTCTCCGCCCTCAAGCGTCCCCGCAAAGACGCGCTCGACAGCGCGCGCAGGCTGCTCGACCGGGTCGGACTCGCCGACAAGGCCGGCGCCTACCCGAAGCAGCTCTCCGGCGGGCAGCAGCAGCGCGTCGCCATCGCCCGCGCACTGGCCCTCGAACCGAAGCTGCTGCTCTTCGACGAGCCGACGTCGGCGCTCGACCCCGAACTCGTCGGCGAGGTCCTCGACGTCATCAAGGACCTGGCGCTCCAGGGCACCACGATGATCGTCGTCACCCACGAGATCGGCTTCGCCCGCGAGGTCGCCGACACCGTCGTCTTCATGGACGAGGGCCGCATCGTCGAACAGGGCGCCCCCGGCGACGTGCTGGACGCGCCGCGCCACGACCGCACGAAGGCGTTCCTCTCCAAGGTCCTCTGA
- a CDS encoding ABC transporter substrate-binding protein yields the protein MLSRRTLALSVAALVAAPLLTACGGDSDAATGTGKGGSEKVGGINIGPDQHRIRARKVDAIAAELPAAVRKRGTLRLGGSADASPPLGFYATDDKTRIGSEIDLATLVADTLGLKIEFSPVSWENLFVGLDSGKFDAVFSNVTVTEERKEKYDFATYRLDNIAFEAKKGTSWRVEEPKDVAGKTIAVSSGTNQEKILVDWSKQDEKAGLKPVTIKYFQKDTDYYLALQSGRIDAYLGPSPSAAYHVESAGQSQIIGTLSGAGDRIQGKIAATTKKDSGLVDAYAAALDHVIKDGSYGRVLKRWGLSTEAVEKSEINPPGLPKP from the coding sequence ATGCTGTCCCGCCGCACCCTCGCCCTGTCCGTCGCCGCGCTCGTGGCCGCGCCCCTGCTCACCGCCTGCGGGGGTGACAGCGATGCCGCGACCGGCACCGGCAAGGGCGGTTCCGAGAAGGTGGGCGGCATCAACATCGGGCCCGACCAGCACCGCATCCGCGCCAGGAAGGTCGACGCGATCGCGGCCGAGCTGCCGGCCGCGGTACGCAAGCGCGGCACGCTCAGGCTCGGCGGCAGCGCCGACGCCTCGCCGCCACTCGGCTTCTACGCCACCGACGACAAGACCCGCATCGGCTCCGAGATCGACCTCGCGACCCTGGTCGCCGACACACTCGGCCTGAAGATCGAGTTCTCCCCGGTGTCCTGGGAGAACCTCTTCGTCGGCCTCGACAGCGGCAAGTTCGACGCCGTCTTCTCGAACGTCACCGTCACGGAGGAGCGCAAGGAGAAGTACGACTTCGCGACCTACCGGCTCGACAACATCGCGTTCGAGGCGAAGAAGGGCACGAGCTGGCGGGTCGAGGAACCCAAGGACGTGGCCGGGAAGACCATCGCCGTCTCCTCCGGCACCAACCAGGAGAAGATCCTCGTCGACTGGAGCAAGCAGGACGAGAAGGCGGGCCTGAAGCCGGTCACCATCAAGTACTTCCAGAAGGACACCGACTACTACCTCGCCCTCCAGTCGGGCCGCATCGACGCCTACCTCGGCCCGAGCCCCAGCGCCGCCTACCACGTGGAGTCCGCGGGCCAGTCGCAGATCATCGGCACGCTCTCCGGTGCCGGGGACCGGATCCAGGGCAAGATCGCCGCCACGACGAAGAAGGACAGCGGACTCGTCGACGCGTACGCCGCAGCCCTCGACCACGTGATCAAGGACGGGTCGTACGGGCGCGTCCTGAAGCGCTGGGGTCTGTCGACCGAGGCGGTCGAGAAGTCGGAGATCAACCCGCCCGGCCTGCCCAAGCCGTAG
- a CDS encoding LLM class flavin-dependent oxidoreductase has product MTTSTGRGLLHLAAAVDQPDTYDADPYLTLTRLAERGALDFVTLGDSFGRPGPDALAVLSRVAPATARIGLVPTVTTTHTEPFHVQAAVATLDWVSRGRAGWRPEVSATEEEARLFGRRAAAPAAELWGEAGEVADVATRLWDSWEDDAEIRDVATGRFIDREKLHHVDFQGATFSVRGPSIVPRPPQGHPVTVVDTAQQHAFDVAARHADVALVNAAGPAQAAAVRAGLRRRAAEYGRDPDALRVLAALRIDLGGGEHAAVPGHGGGGPLPSELGPLYRGGPVDLADLVAAWHRAGAVDGFHLTPVEPRRDLERLVNGTVPLLQHRGLFRTFYPGSTFREHLGLARPANQYAALAGDPS; this is encoded by the coding sequence ATGACTACGTCAACCGGGCGCGGCCTGCTGCATCTCGCGGCGGCCGTCGACCAGCCCGACACCTACGACGCCGATCCGTATCTCACGCTCACGCGCCTCGCGGAACGCGGCGCCCTGGACTTCGTCACCCTCGGGGACTCCTTCGGCCGGCCCGGGCCCGACGCGCTCGCCGTGCTGTCCCGGGTCGCCCCGGCGACCGCCCGCATCGGCCTCGTCCCCACCGTCACCACCACGCACACCGAGCCCTTCCATGTGCAGGCCGCCGTCGCCACCCTCGACTGGGTGAGCCGGGGCCGCGCCGGCTGGCGGCCCGAGGTGTCCGCCACCGAGGAGGAGGCCCGCCTCTTCGGACGCAGGGCCGCCGCGCCCGCCGCGGAGCTGTGGGGCGAGGCCGGTGAAGTCGCCGACGTGGCAACCCGGTTGTGGGACAGCTGGGAGGACGACGCGGAGATCCGCGACGTGGCGACCGGACGTTTCATCGACCGGGAGAAGCTGCACCACGTCGACTTCCAGGGCGCCACGTTCTCCGTGCGCGGTCCCTCCATCGTGCCGCGCCCGCCGCAGGGCCACCCCGTCACGGTCGTCGACACCGCGCAGCAGCACGCGTTCGACGTCGCCGCCCGCCACGCCGACGTCGCCCTGGTGAACGCGGCGGGCCCGGCGCAGGCCGCCGCCGTCCGCGCCGGGCTGCGCCGCCGCGCCGCCGAGTACGGCCGCGATCCCGACGCCCTGCGCGTCCTGGCCGCGCTGCGCATCGACCTCGGCGGCGGGGAGCACGCGGCCGTGCCCGGTCACGGCGGGGGAGGGCCGCTGCCGAGCGAGCTCGGCCCGCTCTACCGGGGCGGCCCGGTCGACCTCGCCGACCTCGTCGCCGCCTGGCACCGCGCCGGCGCCGTGGACGGCTTCCACCTCACGCCGGTCGAGCCGCGCCGTGACCTGGAGCGGCTCGTCAACGGCACGGTGCCGCTGCTCCAGCACCGCGGCCTGTTCCGCACGTTCTATCCGGGCAGCACCTTCAGGGAGCATCTGGGGCTCGCCCGGCCCGCCAACCAGTACGCCGCGCTCGCGGGGGACCCTTCATGA
- a CDS encoding NtaA/DmoA family FMN-dependent monooxygenase (This protein belongs to a clade of FMN-dependent monooxygenases, within a broader family of flavin-dependent oxidoreductases, the luciferase-like monooxygenase (LMM) family, some of whose members use coenzyme F420 rather than FMN.), which translates to MTTTAGRRKPRGHRPLSKQIHLAAHFPGVNNTTVWTDPLSRSQIDFASFEHLARTAERGLFDFFFLAEGLRLREHKGRVHDLDVVGRPESLTVLNALAAVTERLGLAATVNATFNEPYETARRFATLDHLSGGRAAWNVVTSSDAFTGENFRRGGYLDRADRYTRAAEFVATARELWDSWTPGGQSRPFAHTGRHFDIEGEFTLPRSPQGHPVVIQAGDSPEGREFAASAADVIFTRHGTPEAGRAFYADVKGRLAKYGRTAGDLKIMPGVTVVLGDTAAEAQERAAGIRRRQVSPQNALLTLEQIWGVDLSSYDPDGPLPDIDPVVDSGLSQGRTKRGDPRAVAEQWRALSRAKGLSIRQTVIETTARQSFIGTPQAVAAELDEFVQSDAADGFILVPHLTPGGLDEFVDQVVPLLQERGAYRTEYTGTTLRSHLGLREPVRPAREEGLTV; encoded by the coding sequence ATGACCACAACTGCCGGACGACGCAAGCCCCGCGGCCACAGGCCGCTCAGCAAACAGATCCATCTGGCCGCCCACTTCCCGGGGGTCAACAACACCACCGTCTGGACCGATCCGCTCTCGCGCTCCCAGATCGACTTCGCGTCGTTCGAGCACCTCGCCCGAACCGCCGAGCGCGGCCTGTTCGACTTCTTCTTCCTCGCGGAAGGGCTGCGGCTGCGCGAGCACAAGGGGCGCGTCCACGACCTCGACGTCGTCGGGCGGCCGGAGTCCCTCACCGTCCTGAACGCCCTCGCGGCCGTCACCGAGCGCCTCGGCCTCGCCGCGACCGTCAACGCGACGTTCAACGAGCCCTACGAGACCGCTCGCAGGTTCGCCACGCTGGACCACCTCAGCGGGGGCCGCGCCGCCTGGAACGTCGTCACCTCCTCCGACGCCTTCACCGGCGAGAACTTCCGCCGCGGCGGCTACCTCGACCGGGCGGACCGGTACACGCGCGCCGCCGAGTTCGTCGCCACGGCCCGCGAACTGTGGGACTCCTGGACGCCCGGGGGACAGTCGCGGCCCTTCGCGCACACCGGTCGGCACTTCGACATCGAGGGCGAGTTCACCCTGCCGCGCTCCCCTCAGGGGCACCCGGTCGTCATCCAGGCCGGGGACTCACCCGAGGGGCGCGAGTTCGCGGCGTCGGCGGCCGACGTGATCTTCACGCGACACGGTACGCCGGAGGCGGGCCGCGCGTTCTACGCCGATGTGAAGGGCCGGCTCGCGAAGTACGGGCGCACCGCCGGGGACCTGAAGATCATGCCGGGTGTCACCGTCGTCCTCGGCGACACCGCCGCCGAGGCCCAGGAGCGGGCCGCCGGGATCCGGCGCCGGCAGGTGTCCCCGCAGAACGCGCTCCTCACCCTGGAGCAGATCTGGGGCGTCGACCTGTCCTCGTACGACCCCGACGGGCCGCTGCCGGACATCGATCCGGTCGTCGACTCCGGGCTCTCGCAGGGCCGCACCAAGCGTGGCGACCCCCGTGCCGTCGCCGAGCAGTGGCGGGCTCTGTCGCGCGCCAAGGGCCTGTCCATCCGGCAGACCGTCATCGAGACGACCGCGCGCCAGTCGTTCATCGGCACCCCGCAGGCCGTCGCCGCCGAGCTCGACGAGTTCGTGCAGAGCGACGCGGCCGACGGCTTCATCCTCGTACCGCACCTGACCCCGGGCGGCCTGGACGAATTCGTCGACCAAGTGGTGCCCCTGCTCCAGGAACGCGGGGCGTACCGCACGGAATACACCGGTACGACGCTGCGCTCCCATCTGGGGCTGAGAGAACCCGTACGCCCCGCACGCGAGGAAGGCCTGACCGTATGA
- a CDS encoding DUF1684 domain-containing protein — MTDDATGAAGAWQQWHERRTASVSEPYGPLALTGTFWLDDYPEGKLPAIPGQWRADGDRVVLTAAPGDGLTRDGQPLTGEVRLTADAQVGLGERRLVAIVREGLWAVRDFDPQSGPRRGFRGIEATAHDPRWTVEGRFTPYGTSRTVRVENADGKVRGLGLGGELAFTLEGQDLTLQVAVQADGSLWAVFADATSGDGTFRFRFLRPAAPDAEGRTGVDFNRAVLPPCAFAEHFVCPFPPPGNTLPVKIEAGERNLVARTSV; from the coding sequence ATGACCGACGACGCGACCGGCGCAGCCGGCGCCTGGCAGCAGTGGCACGAGCGGCGGACCGCATCCGTCTCCGAGCCCTACGGACCGCTCGCCCTCACCGGCACTTTCTGGCTCGACGACTATCCGGAAGGCAAACTTCCGGCCATTCCCGGGCAGTGGCGGGCCGACGGCGACCGGGTCGTCCTGACCGCCGCCCCAGGGGACGGACTCACCCGCGACGGGCAGCCGCTCACCGGTGAGGTGCGGCTCACGGCAGACGCGCAGGTCGGCCTCGGCGAGCGCCGCCTCGTCGCGATCGTGCGCGAAGGACTGTGGGCCGTACGCGACTTCGACCCGCAGTCGGGGCCGCGGCGCGGCTTCCGCGGCATCGAGGCCACCGCCCACGACCCCCGCTGGACGGTCGAGGGCCGCTTCACGCCGTACGGGACCAGCCGCACGGTCCGTGTCGAGAACGCCGACGGCAAGGTGCGCGGCCTCGGCCTGGGCGGTGAACTGGCCTTCACGCTCGAAGGACAGGACCTCACGCTCCAGGTCGCCGTGCAGGCGGACGGCTCGCTGTGGGCCGTGTTCGCCGACGCCACCAGCGGCGACGGGACCTTCCGGTTCCGCTTCCTGCGGCCCGCCGCGCCCGACGCCGAAGGTCGTACGGGCGTGGACTTCAACCGCGCGGTGCTGCCGCCCTGCGCCTTCGCGGAGCACTTCGTCTGCCCCTTCCCACCGCCCGGCAACACCCTGCCGGTCAAGATCGAGGCCGGCGAACGGAACCTCGTCGCGCGTACCTCCGTCTGA
- a CDS encoding S1 family peptidase: MRIKRTTPRSGISRRARMISVASGLVAIGALAVPTASASDAPVAHTFSATQLTQAGTSVLKSDVPGTAWAVDQKTKQVVVTADSTVSQAEIARIQKAAGSNAGALKIERTPGTFKKLVSGGDAIYASSWRCSLGFNVRSGSTYYFLTAGHCTDGAGTWWSNSSHSTTIGSTAGSSFPGNDYGIVRYSTTGTPPGTVGSQDITGAATPSVGTTVTRRGSTTGIHSGRVTALNATVNYGGGDIVSGLIQTTVCAEPGDSGGPLYGGSTAYGLTSGGSGNCTSGGTTFFQPVTEALSAYGVSVY; encoded by the coding sequence GTGAGGATCAAGCGCACCACCCCCCGCAGTGGCATATCGAGACGCGCCCGGATGATCTCCGTGGCCTCCGGACTCGTCGCCATCGGCGCACTCGCCGTCCCCACGGCCAGCGCGTCGGACGCGCCCGTCGCGCACACCTTCAGCGCGACCCAGCTCACCCAGGCCGGCACGTCCGTCCTGAAGTCCGATGTACCCGGCACCGCCTGGGCGGTCGACCAGAAGACCAAGCAGGTCGTCGTCACCGCCGACAGCACGGTCTCCCAGGCCGAGATCGCCAGGATCCAGAAGGCGGCCGGCAGCAACGCGGGCGCCCTGAAGATCGAGCGCACCCCCGGCACGTTCAAGAAGCTGGTCTCCGGCGGCGACGCCATCTATGCGAGTAGCTGGCGCTGCTCGCTCGGCTTCAACGTCCGCTCGGGCAGCACCTACTACTTCCTGACCGCGGGCCACTGCACCGACGGCGCCGGTACCTGGTGGTCGAACTCGTCCCACTCGACGACGATCGGGTCGACCGCGGGATCCAGCTTCCCGGGCAACGACTACGGCATCGTCAGGTACAGCACCACGGGGACCCCGCCCGGAACGGTCGGCAGCCAGGACATCACCGGTGCGGCCACGCCTTCCGTGGGGACCACGGTCACCCGGCGCGGCTCGACCACCGGTATCCACAGCGGCCGCGTCACCGCGCTCAACGCCACCGTGAACTACGGCGGCGGCGACATCGTCTCCGGCCTCATCCAGACCACGGTCTGCGCCGAGCCCGGCGACTCCGGCGGCCCGCTCTACGGCGGCTCCACCGCGTACGGCCTGACCTCCGGCGGCAGCGGCAACTGCACCTCCGGCGGTACGACCTTCTTCCAGCCGGTCACCGAGGCGCTGAGTGCGTACGGAGTGAGCGTCTACTGA
- a CDS encoding slipin family protein: protein MVEQLLAAGAAACAVVIYATAAARVVKQYERGVVFRLGRLRPDVRGPGFTMIVPFVDRLRKVNMQIVTMPVPAQDGITRDNVTVRVDAVIYFKVTDASEAVVQVEDYRFAVSQMAQTSLRSIIGKSDLDDLLSNREQLNQGLELMIDSPAVGWGVQIDRVEIKDVSLPETMKRSMSRQAEAERERRARIINADAELQASRKLAEAAAEMSEQPAALQLRLLQTVVAVAAEKNSTLVLPFPVELLRFLERATPGDAVRQPGAEQPPIPGPVTSESGQD from the coding sequence ATGGTCGAGCAGCTGCTGGCGGCGGGAGCCGCCGCGTGCGCTGTCGTGATCTACGCGACGGCGGCGGCGCGTGTCGTCAAACAGTACGAGCGGGGAGTGGTCTTCCGGCTGGGGCGGCTGCGACCGGATGTGCGCGGTCCGGGGTTCACGATGATCGTGCCGTTCGTGGACCGGCTCCGTAAGGTCAACATGCAGATCGTCACGATGCCGGTGCCCGCACAGGACGGCATCACCCGCGACAACGTCACGGTGCGGGTCGACGCCGTCATCTACTTCAAGGTGACCGACGCGTCCGAGGCCGTCGTACAGGTGGAGGACTACCGGTTCGCCGTCTCCCAGATGGCTCAGACGTCACTGCGGTCCATCATCGGCAAGAGCGACCTCGACGACCTCCTCTCGAACCGCGAACAGCTCAACCAGGGACTCGAGTTGATGATCGACAGCCCGGCTGTCGGCTGGGGTGTGCAGATCGACCGCGTCGAGATCAAGGACGTGTCGCTGCCCGAGACCATGAAGCGCTCGATGTCGCGGCAGGCCGAGGCGGAGCGTGAGCGGCGCGCCCGGATCATCAACGCCGACGCCGAACTCCAGGCCTCCAGAAAGCTCGCCGAGGCCGCCGCCGAGATGTCCGAACAGCCCGCGGCACTCCAACTCCGGCTCCTGCAGACCGTGGTGGCCGTCGCCGCCGAGAAGAACTCGACCCTCGTACTGCCGTTCCCGGTCGAGCTCCTGCGCTTCCTGGAGCGGGCGACCCCGGGGGACGCGGTGCGGCAGCCGGGCGCCGAACAGCCGCCGATTCCCGGCCCGGTGACATCGGAATCAGGACAGGACTAG
- a CDS encoding S1 family peptidase — protein sequence MKHRRIPKRRAAAVGAGIAALVAAGVTFQTANASTDTPDVAPQTLSIAKAGNLASSLTKDLGADSAGTYYDAKAKHLVVNVLNKDAADIARAAGAKVRVVENSLAELKSARTTLKQDATIPGTSWAVDPATNKVVVTADRTVDTAAWNKLGKVVDGLGAKAELQRTKGEFKPLIAGGDAITGSGGRCSLGFNVVKGGQPYFITAGHCTEAISTWSDSDGKEIGANEQSSFPDNDFGLVKYAAGVEHPSEVDLYNGSTQPITKAGDATVGMKVTRSGSTTQVHDGTVTGLDATVNYGNGDVVNGLIQTDVCAEPGDSGGSLFSGDTAIGLTSGGSGDCTSGGETFFQPVTEALSTFGAEIG from the coding sequence TTGAAGCACCGACGCATACCCAAGCGGCGTGCCGCCGCGGTAGGAGCGGGCATCGCCGCCCTGGTCGCCGCGGGAGTCACCTTCCAGACTGCGAACGCGAGCACGGACACCCCTGATGTGGCCCCGCAGACCCTGTCGATCGCGAAGGCCGGAAATCTCGCCTCGTCCCTGACCAAGGACCTCGGCGCGGACTCGGCGGGCACGTACTACGACGCGAAGGCCAAGCACCTCGTCGTGAACGTCCTGAACAAGGACGCGGCGGACATCGCGCGGGCGGCCGGAGCCAAGGTCAGAGTCGTCGAGAACTCCCTGGCCGAGCTCAAGAGCGCCCGCACCACCCTGAAGCAGGACGCGACGATCCCCGGCACCTCGTGGGCGGTCGACCCGGCCACCAACAAGGTCGTCGTCACCGCCGACCGCACGGTCGACACCGCCGCGTGGAACAAACTCGGCAAGGTCGTCGACGGCCTCGGCGCCAAGGCCGAACTCCAGCGCACCAAGGGGGAGTTCAAGCCCCTCATCGCGGGCGGTGACGCCATCACCGGCAGCGGCGGCCGGTGCTCCCTCGGCTTCAACGTGGTCAAGGGCGGCCAGCCGTACTTCATCACGGCCGGCCACTGCACCGAGGCGATCTCCACCTGGTCGGACTCCGACGGCAAGGAGATCGGCGCGAACGAGCAGTCCAGCTTCCCGGACAACGACTTCGGCCTGGTCAAGTACGCCGCCGGCGTCGAGCACCCGAGCGAGGTCGACCTCTACAACGGCTCCACGCAGCCGATCACCAAGGCGGGCGACGCGACCGTCGGCATGAAGGTGACCCGCAGCGGCTCCACGACCCAGGTCCACGACGGCACCGTCACCGGCCTGGACGCCACCGTGAACTACGGCAACGGCGACGTCGTCAACGGACTCATCCAGACCGACGTCTGCGCCGAGCCCGGCGACAGCGGCGGCTCGCTCTTCTCGGGCGACACCGCGATCGGCCTCACCTCGGGCGGCAGCGGCGACTGCACCTCCGGCGGGGAGACCTTCTTCCAGCCGGTGACGGAGGCGCTGTCCACGTTCGGCGCCGAGATCGGCTGA
- a CDS encoding DUF3533 domain-containing protein yields the protein MTQTADTPPGPPRGSFPDEVKSAVTPRAALLVIGVIALQLLFIASYVGALHNPKPKDVAFGVTAPVPAVAQQTADRLDRLPGSPLDPRTVTGAAAARDKVMNRDVYGALIIDPRGTTDTLLVASGGGTVLSSALDGLITALEAAQHRTVRTVDVAPASPQDFDGLSSFYLVVGWCVGGYLCASVLAISTGARPADPRRTVIRLVTMALVSIVGGLGGAVIVGPVLGALPGSIMALWGLGALIIFAVGAATLALQGLFGIVGIGLAILLVVVAGNPSAGGAFPLPMLPPFWKAIGPALPPGAGTWVARSIAYFKGNAVTGPLLVLAAWAVAGIVITMAASVFRARRKPGPGAPRTLRT from the coding sequence ATGACCCAGACAGCCGACACCCCGCCCGGACCCCCGCGCGGGTCCTTCCCCGACGAGGTGAAGAGCGCCGTCACACCGCGGGCCGCGCTGCTCGTCATCGGCGTGATCGCCCTCCAGCTGCTCTTCATCGCTTCCTATGTGGGGGCCCTGCACAACCCGAAGCCGAAGGACGTGGCGTTCGGTGTCACCGCGCCGGTCCCGGCCGTCGCACAGCAGACCGCGGACCGGCTGGACCGGCTCCCCGGCAGTCCGCTCGACCCGCGGACGGTCACCGGGGCGGCCGCGGCCCGCGACAAGGTCATGAACAGGGACGTCTACGGGGCTCTGATCATCGACCCCCGGGGCACCACCGACACCCTCCTGGTCGCCTCCGGCGGCGGCACCGTCCTCTCCTCCGCACTCGACGGGCTCATCACCGCACTGGAGGCGGCCCAGCACCGGACGGTGCGGACCGTCGACGTGGCTCCGGCCTCACCTCAGGACTTCGACGGCCTGTCGTCCTTCTATCTGGTCGTCGGCTGGTGCGTCGGCGGCTATCTGTGCGCCTCGGTCCTGGCGATCAGCACGGGCGCCCGACCCGCCGACCCGCGGCGCACGGTCATCCGGCTGGTCACCATGGCGCTCGTGTCGATCGTCGGCGGGCTCGGCGGCGCCGTGATCGTCGGACCGGTCCTCGGCGCGCTGCCCGGCAGCATCATGGCGCTGTGGGGGCTCGGCGCACTGATCATCTTCGCGGTCGGCGCCGCGACGCTCGCCCTTCAGGGACTCTTCGGCATCGTGGGCATCGGCCTGGCGATCCTGCTCGTGGTGGTCGCGGGCAACCCGAGCGCGGGCGGCGCCTTCCCGCTGCCGATGCTGCCGCCCTTCTGGAAGGCGATCGGCCCGGCACTGCCGCCGGGCGCGGGTACCTGGGTGGCCCGCTCCATCGCCTACTTCAAGGGCAACGCGGTCACCGGGCCGCTTCTGGTGCTGGCCGCGTGGGCGGTCGCCGGCATCGTGATCACGATGGCCGCCTCCGTGTTCCGCGCCAGGCGGAAGCCGGGCCCCGGGGCGCCCCGGACACTCAGAACGTGA